In one Lolium rigidum isolate FL_2022 chromosome 3, APGP_CSIRO_Lrig_0.1, whole genome shotgun sequence genomic region, the following are encoded:
- the LOC124704053 gene encoding DEAD-box ATP-dependent RNA helicase 21-like, with protein MKRSLDAMEAKPVFLTKEERQRLALERRQAAVADQRRSALDILQSLPRGGAQQTPPSGAPRDSSASSHRDTSDRDRDRDRDRDRRRDDDSRRDRDRDRDRDRDRDEPSRRDRDRDRDRERERDREHRDRERGEREKDREKDRLEKMAEREREKELEAIKEQYLGSKKPKKRVIKPSEKFRFSFDWENTEDTSRDMNALYQTPHEARLLYGRGFLAGIDRREQKKAAAVFEKETRAEQRRKFGVEDRPEDDVADKKKAAAAEMYDAFDMRVDRHWSEKGIEEMTERDWRIFREDFNISYKGSRIPRPMRNWPESKLGSELLRAIEKVGYKKPSPIQMAAIPLGLQQRDVIGIAETGSGKTAAFVLPMLSYITRLPPISEENEAEGPYAVVMAPTRELAQQIEEETVKFATYLGIKVVSIVGGQSIEEQGFKIRQGCEVVIATPGRLLDCLERRYAVLNQCNYVVLDEADRMIDMGFEPQVVGVLDAMPSSNLKPENEEEELDEKRIYRTTYMFSATMPPAVERLARKYLRNPVVVTIGTAGKATDLITQNVIMVKESEKMSRLQKILTDLGDKTAIVFCNTKKSADNRSKDLDKAGFRVTALHGGKSQDQREISLDGFRNRRFNVLVATDVAGRGIDIPDVAHVINYEMPSSVDTYTHRIGRTGRAGKKGLATSFLTLENTDIFYDLKQMLIQSNSPVPPELARHEASKFKPGSVPDRPPRRNDTVFASH; from the coding sequence atgaagCGTTCGCTGGACGCCATGGAGGCGAAGCCCGTGTTCCTCACAAAGGAGGAGCGCCAGCGCCTCGCCCTCGAGCGCCGCCAGGCCGCCGTCGCCGACCAGCGCCGCTCCGCGCTCGACATCCTGCAGTCGCTCCCCCGGGGCGGCGCTCAGCAAACTCCCCCGTCGGGGGCACCTCGGGACTCCTCCGCCTCGTCCCACCGCGACACCTCCGACCGGGACCGCGACCGCGACCGGGACCGGGACCGCCGCCGCGACGACGACTCCCGCCGAGACCGAGATCGGGATCGCGACAGGGACCGTGACCGGGACGAGCCTTCCCGCCGGGACAGGGACCGGGACCGCGACCGCGAGCGCGAGCGCGACAGGGAGCACCGGGACAGGGAGCGCGGGGAGcgggagaaggaccgggagaaggaccggctggagaagatggccgagcgggaGCGGGAGAAGGAGCTGGAGGCCATCAAGGAGCAGTACCTGGGGtccaagaagcccaagaagcgGGTCATCAAGCCCTCGGAGAAGTTCCGCTTCTCCTTCGACTGGGAGAACACCGAGGACACCAGCCGCGACATGAACGCGCTCTACCAGACCCCGCACGAGGCCCGCCTGCTCTACGGCCGCGGCTTCCTCGCCGGGATCGACCGCCGCGAGCAGAAGAAGGCGGCCGCCGTGTTCGAGAAGGAGACCCGCGCCGAGCAGCGCCGCAAGTTCGGGGTGGAGGACCGCCCCGAGGACGACGTCGCGGATAAGAAGAAGGCTGCTGCCGCCGAGATGTACGACGCCTTTGACATGCGGGTGGACAGGCACTGGTCCGAGAAGGGCATCGAGGAGATGACGGAGCGGGACTGGCGTATCTTCCGCGAGGACTTCAATATCTCCTACAAGGGATCCCGCATACCCCGCCCGATGCGCAACTGGCCCGAGAGCAAGCTTGGGAGCGAGCTGCTCCGTGCGATTGAGAAGGTTGGGTACAAGAAACCGTCACCCATCCAGATGGCTGCCATTCCGCTTGGTCTCCAGCAGCGTGATGTCATTGGTATTGCCGAGACGGGTTCTGGCAAGACTGCAGCCTTTGTGCTCCCTATGCTGTCATACATTACCCGCTTGCCGCCCATCAGCGAGGAGAATGAGGCCGAGGGTCCTTATGCTGTTGTCATGGCACCTACTCGGGAGCTTGCTCAACAGATTGAGGAAGAGACTGTCAAATTCGCAACCTACCTAGGCATTAAGGTTGTCTCCATTGTTGGTGGTCAGTCGATTGAGGAGCAAGGCTTCAAGATTAGGCAGGGCTGTGAAGTTGTGATTGCAACGCCTGGTCGGCTTCTTGATTGTTTGGAGAGAAGGTATGCTGTGCTCAACCAGTGCAATTATGTTGTGCTTGATGAGGCTGATAGAATGATTGATATGGGCTTCGAGCCACAGGTTGTTGGTGTACTTGATGCCATGCCATCAAGTAATTTGAAACCTGAGAATGAGGAAGAGGAACTGGATGAGAAGAGGATTTACAGGACTACTTATATGTTCAGCGCCACCATGCCACCTGCTGTTGAACGCCTTGCTAGAAAGTACCTCAGGAACCCTGTCGTCGTCACAATTGGCACAGCTGGCAAGGCCACAGATCTGATTACCCAGAACGTGATCATGGTGAAGGAGTCAGAGAAGATGTCACGACTCCAGAAGATACTCACAGATCTTGGGGACAAGACAGCCATAGTATTCTGCAATACAAAGAAGTCAGCGGATAATCGTTCTAAAGATCTCGACAAGGCAGGCTTCCGCGTCACAGCCCTTCATGGAGGGAAGTCACAAGATCAGAGGGAAATCAGTCTTGATGGATTTAGGAACCGCCGGTTCAATGTTCTTGTGGCAACTGATGTTGCGGGGCGTGGTATTGATATTCCTGATGTTGCTCATGTGATCAATTATGAGATGCCTAGTTCAGTTGATACCTACACACATCGTATCGGAAGAACAGGGCGTGCAGGAAAGAAGGGACTTGCGACTTCATTCTTAACTCTGGAAAACACTGATATTTTCTATGATCTGAAACAGATGCTTATACAGAGCAATAGTCCTGTGCCACCAGAACTTGCAAGGCACGAGGCCTCCAAGTTTAAGCCAGGATCAGTCCCTGATAGACCTCCAAGGCGAAATGACACAGTGTTTGCATCTCACTGA